Proteins encoded by one window of Channa argus isolate prfri chromosome 1, Channa argus male v1.0, whole genome shotgun sequence:
- the bag2 gene encoding BAG family molecular chaperone regulator 2, giving the protein MAQAKIHAKMNEATCSKFSRTLSMADRSGRLLETLDQLETRVEALREAASAMEQERECILEMIQSIQNSQEMRNICAGEREELNLTANRLMGRTLTVEISVGTIRNCQQEEALSKATSIIDEIVKKLMDDMDASRNQLKALYSACVTEAPPVPIDQKFQAIVISCALEDQKKIKQRLETLLRNIENAEKNIKIMDHQKLEDPKANGSQ; this is encoded by the exons ATGGCTCAAGCAAAGATACATGCGAAAATGAACGAAGCTACCTGCAGCAAGTTCAGCAGGACACTGTCCATGGCAGATCGCTCCGGGCGACTCCTGGAAACTTTGGATCAGCTGGAAACAAG GGTGGAGGCTTTACGCGAAGCGGCATCGGCCATGGAGCAGGAAAGGGAGTGCATCCTGGAAATGATTCAGTCCATACAGAACAGTCAAGAAATGCGGAACATCTGTGCTG GAGAGCGAGAAGAGTTGAACCTGACTGCAAACCGTCTAATGGGCCGGACACTCACTGTGGAGATCTCTGTTGGCACAATCCGAAACTGTCAGCAGGAAGAGGCACTGAGCAAGGCCACATCTATAATAGATGAAATAGTGAAAAAGTTAATGGATGACATGGATGCTTCCCGAAACCAGCTGAAGGCCCTGTACTCCGCCTGTGTGACTGAGGCACCACCCGTCCCTATTGATCAGAAGTTTCAGGCCATAGTGATCAGCTGTGCTCTGGAAGACCAGAAAAAGATCAAGCAGAGGCTGGAGACTTTGTTAAGGAACAtagaaaatgctgaaaagaacaTCAAGATCATGGATCACCAAAAACTAGAGGACCCTAAAGCCAATGGCAGTCAATAA